GTGCCTTCCAGATGAAGCGGAGGCACTTCTCATATTGTGGCAGGCTGCTGGAACATCTCCGAGTATCACAGATACTATCACAGACATCCGAGCTGCAATAGACAGTCTCGCGTCGGTCCTCGTTGCTGAAGCAGATCAACGTATTGTGGGTTCCTTAATCGCTACTTTCGATGGGTGGCGAGGGAACATGTATCGGATCGCAGTTCATCCTGGCTACCGACGGCGTGGCATTGGACGAGCCTTAGTTGAGGAAGGCGAGAAATGTTTAACAAAACAGGGAGCGAAACGCATCACAGCACTCGTAGAAGAGAAGTATCCGTGGGCGACTGCATTCTGGTCGAGCGTCGGGTATGAGATAGAGCCTGGGATACTCAGGTTTTTCCGCAATCCTTAGAAAATACACCGTGTGCCATCATACGAGGAGGTTAGTTACCGTGAAATTCAGAGGATATCAACTGGACAACACCTTCAATAGCGTTTATGGGCTCGCAGTCGCCGATATAAACGGAGACGGGCAACTCGACATCATCGCTGGCTCTACAGGCGAACCCATTATCGCTTGGTACGAGGCACCCCATTGGCAAAGGCATCTCGTCACCGATCAGGGAAGCGGACACATCACCATCGCGCCTTACGATCTCACCGGTAACGGCGCGCCTGACCTCATTGTCGGAAGTGGCTTCAATCGCGGCGTCAACGCCGCAGGTGGATACCTCCAATGGCTTGAAGCACCTGCACAAGACGGACAGAACTGGAAAAGTTATCGCATCGCCGATGTCCCTTTTATCCACCGTATCGCACTCGCAAACCTCTCCAAGAACGCATCAACATCGAGTCCCTTTCTCATCGTTGCATCGATTCGCGGTGAGGACGGTAAGCCCGGCGAATGGCATAGT
The genomic region above belongs to Candidatus Poribacteria bacterium and contains:
- a CDS encoding GNAT family N-acetyltransferase, which produces MDLSNGTDTFFIRECLPDEAEALLILWQAAGTSPSITDTITDIRAAIDSLASVLVAEADQRIVGSLIATFDGWRGNMYRIAVHPGYRRRGIGRALVEEGEKCLTKQGAKRITALVEEKYPWATAFWSSVGYEIEPGILRFFRNP